Proteins from a genomic interval of Trichoderma breve strain T069 chromosome 2, whole genome shotgun sequence:
- a CDS encoding acetyltransferase (GNAT) family domain-containing protein has translation MSSQSPIFPASLLSSDAVAALPEGFSIRPLEKGDYAKGFLECLRDLTWMANVTEQEFNERYDEMDTGGKGPYYYLVIEHEGKIVGTGAVIAEKKFIQNRTTVGHIEEICISKDHQGKRLGFYMLGALNSVAKNVGCRKTQLNCSQHNIPFYEKCGFEVSSTEMQAVFEEQGKEN, from the exons ATGTCCTCCCAAAGCCCCATATTCCCCGCATCCCTCTTATCTAGCGACGCCGTTGCAGCTCTACCAGAGGGATTCAGCATCCGACCTCTGGAAAAAGGAGATTATGCCAAGGGATTCCTTGAATGCCTTCGCGATTTAACATGGATGGCAAATGTCACAGAGCAAGAATTTAACGAGCGATACGATGAGATGGATACTGGCGGCAAAGGCCCCTACTACTATCTTGTTATTGAGCATGAGGGCAAGATTGTAGGAACAGGTGCTGTGATTGCTGAGAAGAAATT CATACAAAACCGCACCACTGTCGGCCACATTGAAGAGATTTGCATCTCCAAGGACCATCAAGGAAAGAGGCTGGGCTTCTACATGCTCGGCGCCTTGAACTCGGTGGCCAAGAACGTGGGATGCCGGAAGACACAACTCAACTGCAGTCAACACAACATTCCGTTCTACGAGAAATGCGGCTTCGAAGTCAGTAGCACGGAAATGCAGGCCGTATTCGAGGAGCAGGGAAAGGAGAATTAA
- a CDS encoding GRAM domain-containing protein, translating into MATTPTPRHISLDGQDHVELPQTTHDDPTPTPTAELPEPLQGSDDETSENADLAKPSPMAVNMNQSIFGLIAAAGSRVDFNTRFDDGSSDEDEGGSLKPINLRHRDLSQTAIFGSLPPKDKRLGHKQQVPGHRLLKSFASLPKRKSRTGTGSGSGRLWEPTQEVDEQSEPSVPSSPKMPSQHPDEEDVRIAPVMSRMLEARAEMANDGEAEDEAEDEAEGDEDDEEEDTSALAKKLMEIFGFDEPERVIEEYPCWLLQQVMLQGYLYITSKHICFYAYFPKKTHTVTKSGYLSKSGKRNPKYNRYWFRLKGDVLSYYQDATNLYFPHGHIDLSFGISASITDEDKEGVHFSVVTSHRTYNFRAESAPSAKEWVKSLQRVIFRSHNDGDSIKISLPIDSIIDIEDTQMMEFSDTCKIQVIDSDETFTINEYFFSFFTFGKEAIEVIKLLVENASAEGPTAGKAIAAQEGEFSDQSSSPRVSGGAFRNLARVDSALTTKFLGPAQGVVPSTSPGSTSPSPHPSADEEGVLSLKSSRGRGSSDNRGEDSDRHAEERTSSRIMESSESNLYSSMEEPSFASLTQSAFEDPSASQILRGSDVFQSPTMRHSQTSSRDYTEVKNKALESKQGQQASAAGSQNEESVYTGPVEPPRTSTPTLQSITKMGAYPLQRAGAFADYLNKTGKRMSTLLATESMGYVEKVSGMWKGERKHYDEPAGLRPDEDELEEDDDGQIQTSNERFRAHFALPETERLQATYFGYIMRVLPLYGKIYLSGRYFCFRSLLPGTRTKLILPLKDIENAHKEKGFRFGYSGLVVVIRGHEELFFEFRQAEIRDDCAVTLLQCLETDRHLQESVILEKEYRDVANAAVAERDALKIATGDMFADRELQLAQSTASLSQAPHIMGDDLETSMIQFKSPHPMKITCLTIGSRGDVQPYIALCKGLLADGHKPRIATHAEFQGWIESHGIEFACVEGDPGELMRLCIENGTFTLSFLREANATFRGWLDDLLDSAYKACEGSELLIESPSAMAGIHIAEKLGIPYFRAFTMPWTRTRAYPHAFIMPENKMGGAYNYMTYVMFDNIFWKATAHQVNRWRNKTLGLPNTGLEKMQPNKVPFLYNFSPSVVAPPLDFSDWVRVTGYWFLDEGGDYEPPQELRDFIAKARADGKKIVYVGFGSIIVNDPAKMTQEVIDAILKADVRCILSKGWSDRITTGRDEPTGPPMAEPVMPPEIHVIKSAPHDWLFRQIDAAAHHGGSGTTGASLRAGIPTIIRPFFGDQFFFASRVEDLGVGVWVKKWGTKSFGRALWEVTRNERMIVKARLLGEQIRKESGVETAIQSIYRDMEYAKSLIKHTDGHLETEEDEDTEESWTFVRGDEPDPDVITTKLSEGLDGVALGNNSKASGKA; encoded by the exons ATGGCTACAACTCCCACTCCCCGCCACATCAGCCTGGACGGTCAGGACCATGTCGAGCTGCCGCAGACGACGCACGACGATCCGACACCGACACCGACAGCTGAGCTCCCTGAACCTCTCCAaggcagcgacgacgagacaAGCGAAAATGCCGACCTCGCCAAGCCCAGCCCCATGGCTGTGAATATGAACCAGAGCATCTTTGGCTTgatcgccgccgccggctcCCGGGTCGACTTCAACACGCGATTCGACGACGGCAGcagcgacgaggacgaaggCGGCAGCTTGAAACCCATCAACTTGCGACACCGAGACCTTTCACAAACGGCCATATTCGGGTCATTGCCGCCCAAGGATAAGAGACTGGGACACAAGCAGCAGGTTCCCGGTCACCGGCTATTAAAGTCGTTTGCTTCGTTgcccaagaggaagagcaggacGGGAACAGGCTCCGGCTCTGGCCGGCTGTGGGAACCAACCCAAGAGGTGGACGAGCAGAGCGAGCCTAGTGTACCATCCTCCCCCAAAATGCCCTCACAGCATCCCGACGAAGAGGACGTTCGAATAGCGCCCGTCATGAGCAGAATGCTGGAAGCCAGGGCTGAAATGGCCA ATGATGGGGaagcagaagacgaagcagaagacgaagcagagggcgacgaagacgatgaagaggaggatacCTCAGCGCTGGCAAAGAAATTGATGGAAATATTCGGGTTTGACGAACCGGAGCGAGTCATAGAAG AGTATCCCTGCTGGCTGCTCCAACAAGTAATGCTCCAAGGTTACCTATACATCACTTCCAAGCACATTTGCTTCTATGCGTACTTTCCAAAGAAGACG CACACTGTCACCAAGTCTGGTTATCTCTCAAAAAGTGGCAAACGGAACCCAAAGTACAACCGTTACTGGTTTCGCCTCAAAGGCGATGTTCTATCGTACTACCAAGATGCCACAAATTTGTACTTCCCGCATGGCCATATTGACCTTAGTTTCGGCATCTCTGCCAGCATCACCGATGAAGACAAGGAGGGCGTGCACTTTTCAGTCGTGACGAGCCACCGTACCTACAACTTCAGAGCCGAAAGTGCACCAAGTGCAAAGGAGTGGGTGAAGAGCCTGCAAAGGGTCATTTTCCGAAGCCACAATGATGGCGACAGTATTAAAATATCTTTGCCCATTGATAGCATCATTGACATCGAAGACACCCAGATGATGGAATTTTCAGACACTTGCAAGATTCAAGTCATCGATAGCGATGAAACCTTTACAATCAACGAG TActtcttttcattctttACCTttggcaaagaagccatagAGGTCATCAAGCTCTTGGTAGAGAATGCATCTGCCGAGGGTCCAACCGCTGGTAAAGCCATTGCCGCTCAGGAAGGAGAATTTTCAGACCAGTCTTCATCACCCCGCGTCTCTGGGGGCGCATTCCGAAATCTAGCCCGCGTCGATAGCGCACTCACAACCAAGTTCCTGGGCCCTGCACAAGGAGTTGTTCCTTCAACATCGCCTGGTTCAACAAGTCCTAGCCCACACCCCAGCGCCGATGAGGAAGGTGTGCTCAGCTTAAAGAGCTCGCGGGGCAGAGGATCCAGCGACAACAGAGGAGAAGACAGTGACCGGCACGCAGAAGAAAGAACATCATCGCGGATAATGGAATCATCCGAGTCCAATCTGTATTCCTCAATGGAAGAGCCGAGCTTCGCCAGCCTCACCCAATCTGCGTTTGAAGATCCTTCTGCGAGCCAAATTCTGAGGGGCAGCGATGTGTTCCAAAGTCCAACGATGAGACACTCACAAACTTCTAGTCGCGACTACACCGAGGTCAAGAACAAGGCTCTCGAGTCAAAGCAAGGGCAGCAGGCCTCAGCGGCAGGTAGTCAGAACGAGGAATCAGTCTATACCGGGCCTGTTGAACCCCCACGAACCTCGACACCAACATTACAGAGTATCACCAAGATGGGAGCGTATCCTCTACAGCGCGCGGGTGCGTTTGCTGATTACTTGAACAAGACGGGTAAACGAATGAGCACTCTCCTTGCAACAGAGTCTATGGGCTATGTTGAAAAGGTGTCTGGTATGTGGAAAGGCGAGCGCAAGCACTACGATGAACCAGCCGGTTTACGACcagacgaagatgagctggaagaggatgatgatggccagatCCAAACTTCTAACGAGCGGTTTCGAGCCCATTTCGCACTCCCCGAGACAGAAAGACTGCAGGCCACATACTTTGGTTACATCATGCGTGTCTTGCCGCTGTATGGCAAGATTTATCTCAGCGGCCGGTATTTCTGCTTTCGAAGCTTGCTTCCTGGCACCCGTACCAAGTTGATTCTACCCCTGAAGGATATCGAAAACGCACACAAGGAAAAGGGCTTCCGCTTTGGATACTCTGGCTTGGTTGTGGTTATCCGTGGACATGaagagctcttctttgaGTTCCGACAGGCCGAGATTCGCGACGATTGTGCAGTGACACTACTCCAATGCCTGGAAACCGatcgtcatcttcaagaATCCGTGATCCTAGAGAAAGAATACAGAGATGTGGCAAATGCCGCCGTTGCAGAGCGAGATGCCTTGAAAATAGCGACAGGGGATATGTTTGCGGATCGTGAGCTTCAGCTAGCACAATCGACTGCGTCGCTATCTCAGGCTCCACACATCATGGGAGATGACCTGGAAACATCAATGATTCAGTTCAAGTCGCCTCATCCCATGAAAATCACATGCCTGACAATTGGCTCCAGGGGCGACGTTCAGCCTTACATTGCACTATGTAAAGGATTGCTCGCAGACGGCCACAAGCCACGGATTGCCACTCACGCCGAGTTTCAGGGGTGGATTGAATCTCATGGTATTGAATTTGCATGTGTCGAAGGTGACCCCGGAGAACTCATGCGCCTCTGCATTGAAAATGGAACGTTTACCCTCTCATTTCTTCGAGAAGCCAATGCGACCTTCCGAGGCTGGCTTGATGACCTTCTTGACTCCGCATACAAGGCCTGTGAAGGGTCTGAGCTGCTCATTGAGTCGCCATCCGCCATGGCAGGAATCCATATCGCAGAGAAGCTTGGCATTCCGTATTTCAGAGCATTCACAATGCcgtggacaaggacaagggcgTATCCCCACGCATTCATTATGccagaaaacaaaatgggCGGTGCCTACAATTACATGACTTATGTCATGTTTGACAACATTTTCTGGAAGGCTACCGCGCATCAGGTAAACAGATGGAGGAACAAGACGCTCGGATTACCAAACACTGGCTTGGAAAAGATGCAGCCCAACAAGGTGCCGTTCCTATACAACTTTAGCCCGAGTGTTGTTGCGCCGCCTCTGGATTTCTCAGACTGGGTCAGAGTCACTGGCTACTGGTTCTTGGATGAAGGCGGTGACTATGAGCCTCCTCAAGAGCTCCGAGACTTTATTGCAAAGGCGAGGGCCgacggcaagaagattgtctATGTTGGGTTCGGCTCCATCATTGTCAACGACCCGGCAAAGATGACCCAGGAGGTGATTGATGCCATTCTCAAAGCCGATGTTCGATGCATTCTGTCCAAGGGATGGTCAGATCGCATAACTACTGGAAGAGACGAGCCCACCGGGCCACCTATGGCAGAACCAGTGATGCCACCCGAGATCCATGTCATCAAGTCTGCTCCGCACGACTGGCTATTCCGTCAGATTGATGCGGCAGCGCACCACGGTGGATCCGGTACTACTGGTGCCAGTCTGAGAGCCGGCATACCAACCATTATTCGACCATTCTTTGGAGATCAATTCTTCTTTGCGAGTCGCGTGGAAGATTTGGGCGTTGGTGTGTGGGTTAAGAAATGGGGAACCAAGTCTTTCGGCCGGGCTCTTTGGGAGGTAACGCGCAACGAGCGGATGATTGTCAAGGCCCGGCTCCTAGGAGAACAGATTCGCAAG GAGAGTGGCGTCGAAACTGCCATTCAGTCGATATACCGAGACATGGAATATGCAAAGAGCTTGATCAAGCATACAGATGGACACTTAGaaaccgaagaagacgaggacaCGGAAGAAAGCTGGACATTTGTCCGGGGCGACGAGCCAGATCCGGATGTGATTACGACCAAGTTGAGCGAGGGATTGGATGGCGTGGCATTGGGTAACAATAGCAAGGCGTCGGGCAAGGCATGA
- a CDS encoding NLI interacting factor-like phosphatase domain-containing protein, producing MYDKVVSLGSRLHYPITITKLLKSAGDSVKKQETIIEYKFTWRRKIGDDEWVDETTYTEFDSPAEGTLKEWRIKEGQTIAADMPCMMVEEACGHEVQIQGLCSVCGADMTEVNWATEERDTDRAMINMTHDQTGLMVSKNVAKRAEHDTQKRLLRQRKLSLVVDLDQTIIHACIEPTIGEWQRDPTNPNHEAVKDVKSFQLNDDGPRGLASGCTYYIKLRPGLQEFLEAVSTKYELHVYTMGTRAYALNIARIVDPDRKLFGNRVISRDENGSITAKSLQRLFPVSTDMVVIIDDRADVWPMNRPNLIKVVPYDFFKGIGDINSSFLPKRQDILPAPGKLNGVVPNPSTENTPSEKVSPLDELARMGGDEASLKVQAEEQEKTLEKQLTDRPLLHMQEELDKEDERQDSEGGASASIHHRQHLLSDDDEELVTLQDHLTDLHAAFYDMYDKKREERKKSEGTHPPGHTKARRKSHPDDGVDLSFVPPVGDILDELKSSVLSGLVICLSGLVPLGVNIEESEIGMHAQSFGAQVVDSVSPRVTHLVVSLARPRTKKVQQAAKIPSIKIVNQSWLADCLSQWRRLDESPYYMTILDADRERSEDTAETSAAELEDAGVSINMGDFDEELKEFLGMDDDDDDDEDEDEGDEEADEDEDGENDSETTDGEGDETDDPGRRGTKRKTRASTIESEGDGSSVIGESALAKKQRVSRSRGASALRAVHTPNGDNGESDEPAPRSTEIDNFDELERELLAGLEAAGD from the coding sequence ATGTACGACAAGGTGGTCTCTCTGGGCTCGCGCCTGCACTaccccatcaccatcaccaagctgctcaagtcGGCGGGCGATTCcgtcaagaagcaggagacAATCATAGAGTACAAGTTCACCTGGCGGCGCAAGATTGGCGACGATGAATGGGTCGATGAGACTACGTACACCGAGTTCGACAGCCCTGCCGAGGGCACTCTGAAAGAATGGCGCATCAAGGAGGGACAGACGATTGCCGCCGACATGCCGTGCATGATGGTCGAGGAGGCCTGCGGACACGAGGTGCAGATTCAGGGCCTGTGTAGTGTCTGCGGCGCTGACATGACCGAGGTCAACTGGGCCACCGAAGAACGAGACACAGACCGGGCCATGATCAACATGACGCATGACCAGACCGGCCTGATGGTGAGCAAAAACGTTGCGAAGAGGGCAGAGCACGATACACAGAAGCGCCTGCTGCGCCAGCGGAAGCTCAGTCTGGTGGTCGACTTGGACCAGACCATTATCCATGCGTGCATAGAGCCAACTATTGGAGAGTGGCAGCGTGATCCGACAAATCCCAACCATGAAGCCGTCAAAGATGTCAAGAGCTTCCAGCTCAACGATGATGGCCCCAGAGGTTTGGCTAGCGGCTGTACCTACTACATCAAGCTACGGCCGGGTCTCCAGGAATTCCTAGAAGCTGTCTCTACCAAGTACGAGCTACACGTGTATACCATGGGAACCCGCGCGTACGCTCTAAACATTGCGCGGATCGTCGACCCGGACAGGAAGCTCTTCGGCAACCGTGTCATCAGCCGTGACGAGAACGGAAGCATTACGGCAAAGAGTTTACAGAGATTGTTCCCCGTCAGTACGGATATGGTCGTCATTATTGACGATCGTGCAGATGTCTGGCCCATGAACCGGCCAAATCTGATCAAGGTCGTACCATATGATTTCTTCAAGGGAATTGGAGATATCAACTCGAGTTTCTTGCCCAAGCGACAGGATATTCTACCTGCCCCTGGAAAGTTAAACGGCGTAGTTCCAAACCCCAGCACCGAAAACACTCCGAGCGAAAAGGTCTCACCACTTGATGAGCTAGCTCGGATGGGTGGCGACGAGGCCAGTCTGAAGGTTCAGGCGGAAGAACAGGAGAAGACACTAGAGAAGCAGCTGACTGATCGTCCATTGCTGCATATGCAGGAGGAGTTGGACAAGGAGGACGAGCGACAAGACTCCGAAGGGGGTGCCTCTGCGAGTATTCACCACAGACAGCATCTATTaagcgacgatgacgaggagcttGTTACCTTGCAAGATCACCTTACGGATCTCCACGCTGCTTTTTACGACATGTACGATAAGAAacgggaggagaggaagaaatcaGAGGGTACCCACCCGCCTGGGCATACCAAAGCGCGGAGAAAATCCCATCCTGACGATGGCGTGGATCTGTCGTTTGTTCCTCCTGTGGGAGATATTCTGGACGAGCTCAAGTCTAGCGTTCTCTCAGGCCTCGTCATATGTCTATCTGGTCTTGTGCCACTGGGGGTGAATATTGAGGAGTCTGAAATTGGAATGCATGCACAAAGCTTCGGAGCCCAGGTCGTGGATAGCGTCTCGCCCCGTGTCACACACCTTGTAGTTTCTCTGGCGCGACCGAGGACAAAGAAGGTGCAACAAGCGGCAAAGATTCCCAGTATCAAGATTGTGAACCAGAGCTGGCTGGCGGATTGTCTTAGCCAATGGCGTAGGCTAGACGAAAGCCCATACTACATGACCATTCTTGATGCCGACCGCGAAAGGTCGGAAGACACTGCAGAAACCAGTGCGGCCGAACTGGAAGACGCTGGTgtctccatcaacatgggGGATTTCGATGAAGAACTTAAAGAGTTTTTGGGtatggatgacgacgacgacgatgacgaggatgaagacgagggagatgaagaagcggatgaggacgaagatgggGAGAATGATAGCGAAACAACGGACGGCGAGGGAGACGAGACCGATGACCCAGGGAGGAGAGGCACAAAACGCAAAACCAGAGCATCCACCATTGAGTCTGAGGGAGACGGATCAAGCGTTATTGGAGAGAGTGCGCTagcaaagaagcagcggGTGTCACGGAGTAGAGGAGCCTCCGCACTGCGAGCCGTACATACGCCAAACGGCGATAATGGCGAAAGCGACGAACCCGCGCCTCGAAGCACAGAAATCGACAATTTCGACGAGCTAGAGCGAGAACTGCTGGCGGggcttgaggctgctggcGATTAG
- a CDS encoding short chain dehydrogenase domain-containing protein — translation MGFGFDPDTDMPNLSGKVILITGGTSGIGKTTILELSKHSPEHIYFTGRNEKSAAQVISQCTIPSNITFLPCELDNLASVRDAAAKFHHNRLDIFIANAGILAVPPGLTKDGYEIQFGTNHVGNTALLLRLLPIMLRTAKEVPDADVRYVTVTSLGYFTHPLNGIDFDGLKSKQDNLLLGKWARYGQSKLANLLLARELGKRYPQITSVAVHPGVVKTEMVTGLGLFDRILIFFNAPLGMLTPREGAYNTLWAATSGEVRGKVNDKTALFEPVGVPHSGDAKCRSDELAKRLWEWTVKEVGVEVE, via the exons ATGGGCTTTGGATTCGATCCCGACACTGACATGCCCAACCTCTCAGGCAAAGTCATTCTCATCACTGGAG GCACAAGTGGCATTGGCAAAACCACCATCCTCGAGCTCTCAAAACACAGCCCCGAACACATCTACTTCACCGGCCGCAACGAAAAGTCCGCCGCACAAGTCATATCCCAGTGCACCATCCCTTCTAACATCACATTTCTCCCCTGCGAGCTCGACAACCTCGCCAGCGTCCGCGACGCCGCAGCCAAATTCCATCACAACCGTCTggacatcttcatcgccaacgCAGGAATCCTCGCTGTCCCGCCGGGTCTCACAAAGGATGGCTATGAAATCCAGTTTGGAACCAACCACGTCGGCAAcacggcgctgctgctccgtcTCTTGCCCATCATGTTACGAACAGCTAAAGAAGTTCCAGATGCAGACGTGCGGTACGTGACGGTGACTTCGCTGGGCTACTTTACGCACCCGCTCAACGGAATCGACTTTGACGGCCTGAAATCCAAGCAGGATAATTTGCTGCTGGGCAAGTGGGCGCGCTACGGGCAGAGCAAGCTGGCTAACCTGCTGCTGGCGCGGGAGCTGGGCAAACGGTACCCGCAGATTACGAGCGTGGCTGTTCACCCTGGTGTGGTCAAGACGGAGATGGTTACGGGGTTGGGGTTGTTTGATAGGATACTCATCTTTTTCAATGCTCCGCTGGGGATGCTGACGCCTCGCGAGGGAGCGTATAATACGCTGTGGGCGGCGACGTCTGGGGAGGTCAGAGGCAAGGTTAACGATAAGACGGCTCTTTTTGAACCAGTTGGAGTACCTCATAGCGGGGATGCAAAGTGTCGTAGTGATGAGCTGGCTAAGAGGTTGTGGGAGTGGACGGTGAAGGAGGTTGGTGTTGAAGTCGAGTGA
- a CDS encoding GRIM-19 protein domain-containing protein, protein MSQDMPPRGGYEPVQYKRNLPAKGFRPGILLLGMGAVMGYGWYKLVGGIREANELAREKMWARIHLIPLLQAEEDRDQVRRYWADQKREKELLGENTKVYNSDRFVRPTFAVSPAPSK, encoded by the exons ATGTCCCAAGATATGCCCCCTCGGGGCGGGTACGAGCCCGTCCAGTACAAG CGAAACCTTCCCGCCAAGGGCTTCCGACCTGGaattctcctcctcggcatGGGCGCCGTCATGGGCTACGGCTGGTACAAGCTGGTCGGCGGTATTCGAGAGGCCAA TGAGCTTGCTCGTGAAAAGATGTGGGCGCGAATCCACCTGATTCCCCTCCTGCAGGCCGAAGAGGACCGTGACCAGGTGCGACGATACTGGGCCGACCAGAAGCGCGAGAAGGAGCTGTTGGGCGAGAACACAAAGGTCTACAACAGCGACAG ATTCGTGCGACCAACATTTGCCGTATCCCCGGCTCCTTCGAAATAA